In the Phaseolus vulgaris cultivar G19833 chromosome 7, P. vulgaris v2.0, whole genome shotgun sequence genome, one interval contains:
- the LOC137827860 gene encoding probable splicing factor 3A subunit 1: protein MLGSLPILPLPAPPADGNLGPLPESQVSEERTYNEEQNKSNSASVPVPATVATHTRTIGIIHPPPDIRTIVDKTSQFVAKNGPEFEKRIIANNTGNVKFNFLNSSDPYHAYYQHRLAEFRAQNQSSGQQTPSQSTDSGVPESAPTAPVPDSNGIAAVEKFDVSAQFKPVRKVLEPPEAEQYTVRLPEGITGEELDIIKLTAQFVARNGKSFLTGLTSREVNNPQFHFLKPTHSMFTFFTSLADAYSKVLMPPKGLTEKLTKSVSDMTTVLERCVNRLEWERSQEQARQKAEDEIEQERIQMAMIDWHDFVVVETIDFVDEEDEELPPPMTIEVVIRRSKASATEDDTVEPEKEVEMEMDEEEALLVEEGMRAASLEDSDDGKQNEVRVTEDPEPPMRIVKNWKRPEERIPAERDSAKFVVSPITGELIPISEMSEHMRISLIDPKYKEQKERMFAKIRETTLAADDEISRNIVGLARTRPDIFGTTEEEVSNAVKAEIEKINDEQPKQVIWDGHTGSIGRTANQAMSQNIGNEDQNDTSNNEAKNLLGPAAPPPRPGMPSVRPLPPPPGLALNLPRGPVQYSVPHSGGLPIPPPRPLSMMPSVRPAPPPPMQMNSGQQSVMGGQPHPMPPMHMNNQGFQIPPPPGSQFTPVPVPRPYVPLPVPQSVMPMMHPPPLPQGVPPPPPPEEAPPPLPEEPEPKRQKLDDYALIPEDQFLAQHPGPVRISVSVPNVDEGSLKGQVLEITVQSLSETVGSLKEKIAGEIQLPANKQKLSGKPGFLKDNMSLAHYNLGGGETLTLTLRERGGRKR from the exons ATGCTAGGTTCATTACCTATATTGCCTCTCCCTGCCCCTCCTGCTGATGGAAATCTAGGTCCTCTCCCTGAGTCTCAAGTATCCGAGGAGAGGACTTATAATGAGGAGCAGAACAAATCAAATTCAGCTTCTGTTCCAGTGCCCGCAACAGTTGCAACCCACACAAGAACTATTGGAATTATACATCCTCCTCCAGATATTAGGACCATTGTTGATAAAACGTCCCAGTTTGTGGCTAAAAATGGTCCAGAATTTGAAAAGAGGATTATTGCAAATAACACGGGCAATGTCAAGTTCAATTTTCTTAACTCATCAGATCCCTATCATGCATATTATCAACATCGGTTGGCTGAATTTCGTGCTCAGAATCAATCATCAGGGCAGCAAACTCCTTCCCAGTCCACTGACTCGGGTGTTCCTGAGTCAGCTCCAACTGCCCCTGTCCCGGATAGTAATGGCATAGCAGCAGTAGAAAAGTTCGATGTTTCTGCCCAGTTTAAACCTGTTAGGAAAGTACTTGAACCCCCTGAAGCAGAACAGTATACTGTTCGGCTTCCTGAAGGAATTACAGGTGAAGAGCTGGATATTATAAAGCTTACAGCACAATTTGTGGCTCGAAATGGGAAATCTTTTTTGACAGGGTTGACAAGTAGGGAAGTTAATAATCCCCAGTTCCACTTTTTGAAACCTACCCACAGCATGTTTACGTTTTTTACTTCTCTTGCGGATGCATATTCGAAGGTTTTGATGCCACCAAAGGGATTGACAGAGAAGCTGACGAAGAGTGTGTCTGATATGACTACTGTCCTTGAAAGGTGTGTGAATAGGCTGGAATGGGAGCGCTCGCAAGAGCAAGCTAGGCAAAAGGCTGAGGATGAGATAGAACAGGAAAGAATACAAATGGCTATGATTGATTGGCATGATTTTGTGGTGGTTGAAACAATAGATTTTGTTGATGAGGAGGATGAAGAATTACCACCTCCAATGACTATTGAGGTGGTTATCAGGAGAAGCAAGGCGTCAGCCACGGAAGATGATACTGTTGAGCCCGAAAAGGAGGTTGAAATGGAAATGGACGAGGAAGAGGCTCTGCTTGTTGAAGAGGGCATGAGAGCTGCTAGTTTGGAAGACTCAGATGATGGGAAGCAAAATGAAGTTAGAGTTACTGAAGACCCTGAACCACCAATGAGAATTGTTAAGAACTGGAAGAGACCCGAGGAGAGGATTCCTGCTGAAAGAGATTCAGCTAAGTTCGTTGTTTCTCCTATCACCGGTGAGCTAATTCCTATTAGCGAAATGTCAGAACATATGCGAATTTCTCTCATTGATCCCAAGTACAAAGAACAAAAAGAAAGGATGTTTGCCAAAATTCGAGAGACAACTTTGGCTGCGGATGATGAAATTTCAAGAAACATAGTTGGTCTTGCCCGGACCCGTCCTGATATTTTTGGTACCACAGAAGAAGAGGTCTCCAATGCTGTCAAGGCAGAGATTGAGAAGATAAATGATGAGCAACCTAAGCAGGTTATATGGGATGGTCACACAGGTAGTATTGGGCGTACTGCAAACCAAGCCATGTCACAGAATATTGGAAACGAGGACCAAAATGATACATCTAATAATGAGGCCAAGAACCTTCTTGGTCCTGCTGCACCTCCTCCAAGACCTGGTATGCCTTCAGTTCGTCCACTCCCGCCACCACCTGGATTGGCTTTAAATCTTCCACGTGGTCCAGTCCAATATTCTGTTCCTCATAGTGGTGGCCTTCCAATTCCTCCACCCAGGCCACTTTCGATGATGCCATCTGTTCGGCCTGCTCCTCCTCCTCCAATGCAGATGAATTCTGGACAGCAGTCAGTTATGGGTGGTCAACCGCACCCAATGCCTCCAATGCATATGAATAACCAAGGATTTCAAATACCTCCACCACCAGGATCCCAGTTCACTCCTGTTCCAGTTCCTCGACCTTATGTTCCTCTTCCTGTTCCACAATCAGTTATGCCTATGATGCACCCACCACCTTTGCCTCAGGGAGTGCCACCACCGCCGCCGCCAGAAGAGGCTCCTCCCCCACTCCCAGAAGAACCAGAACCAAAGAGGCAGAAACTTGATGATTATGCTCTGATCCCTGAAGATCAATTTCTGGCTCAACATCCT GGACCTGTTCGTATCAGTGTATCTGTTCCTAATGTTGATGAAGGAAGTCTCAAGGGACAAGTTCTGGAAATTACAGTGCAATCTTTGTCTGAAACCGTTGGtagtttgaaagaaaaaattgcAGGGGAGATTCAGCTCCCTGCTAATAAGCAGAAATTGAGCGGAAAACCTGGCTTTCTCAAGGATAACATGTCACTTGCCCATTACAATCTTGGTGGAGGGGAAACACTTACCCTCACCTTAAGAGAGCGGGGTGGTAGAAAGAGATGA
- the LOC137827741 gene encoding mediator of RNA polymerase II transcription subunit 21 produces the protein MDIISQLQEQVNLIAHLAFNTIGTLQRDAPPNRLSPNYPEPPAHPTEEGTNFSEQPKLMSSTLVKAAKQFDALVAALPISESGEEAQLKRIRELQAENDAIGQELQKQLEAAEKELNQVQELFSQASDNCLNLKKPDDN, from the exons ATGGATATAATCTCTCAGTTACAAGAACAGGTTAATTTGATTGCACATTTAGCTTTCAATACGATTGGGACATTGCAAAGGGATGCCCCTCCTAATCGGCTGTCGCCAAATTATCCAGAACCACCTGCACATCCTACAGAGGAGGGCACAAATTTTTCAGAACAGCCAAAGCTCATGAGTTCTACTTTAGTGAAGGCTGCCAAGCAG TTTGATGCATTGGTTGCAGCTCTTCCAATATCCGAGTCAGGTGAAGAGGCACAGCTTAAGAGGATAAGAGAATTACAA GCTGAAAATGATGCAATAGGCCAAGAACTTCAAAAGCAGTTGGAAGCTGCAG AGAAGGAATTGAATCAGGTTCAAGAACTGTTTAGCCAAGCATCAGATAATTGTTTGAACTTGAAGAAACCAGATGACAATTAG
- the LOC137827742 gene encoding uncharacterized protein → MFSGVKFISRDQVDGDLDSASKERKKSDRRREKKKKKGKSSRDSSDDDGLVKIKKGSRKKKWYSSDEDSSLYSSESESDKDENKRRSKAKKKRDDSPSEMEIARKEMGLDWMLRAESKKPAVVETEENLSEEVPVEEPKVNPKELNPYFKDSGTGYPEEKDGSKVGADQLLSSSLVGDGGASWKLKALKRAQEQAAREGRNFNEVVQERWGSLGELTASVASNAAAPARAHLRAIKNRQKGITEENSPDSDKHGRRSSTREYLKDVSVRHHEMRIPKVQGSLSWGKRKSHQHMEAEGAGVISAAVSSLNKFSNDGSFMHDFGSKMTNNSDGSVLEKVSLEANTPGERSAEVKNEMSANQLAAKAMQLRLKGKHEEAEKLMQEVKVMNTKQENRDHSVRPRTDGSSSRYGMQKMLAARQKKGEDDADMHLARNIMQNKKFSISTQADDEYDFEDGPSRKSRKKQVGDDSKILKKTNRFLTQQERCLFCLENPNRPMHLVVSIANFTYLMLPQWQPMVPGHCCILPIQHESATRTVDDNVWTEIRNFKKCLIMMFAKQEKEVVFLETVMGLAQQRRHCMVECIPLPQDIAKEAPLYFKKAIDEAEDEWSQHNAKKLIDTSEKGLRNSIPKHFPYFHVEFGLNKGFVHVIDDEKQFNSSLGLNVVRGMLHLAEEDMYRRRRYEAVEVQKQAVASFSKEWDHFDWTKQLHQTS, encoded by the exons ATGTTTTCAGGTGTGAAATTCATTTCCCGGGACCAG GTGGACGGGGACTTGGATTCTGCCTCGAAAGAGAGGAAAAAATCAGATAGGAGgagggaaaagaaaaagaagaaagggaaGAGCTCTAGGGATAGTTCTGATGATGACGGGCTTGTTAAGATCAAGAAAGGATCTAGGAAGAAGAAGTGGTATTCGTCTGATGAAGACTCTTCTCTTTACTCAAGTGAAAGTGAGAGTGATAAAGATGAAAATAAGAGAAGGAGTAAAGCAAAAAAGAAAAGGGATGATTCTCCCAGTGAGATGGAAATTGCGAGAAAGGAAATGGGACTGGATTGGATGCTCAGGGCTGAAAGTAAGAAGCCTGCAGTCGTGGAAACAGAGGAGAATTTGTCAGAGGAGGTTCCTGTTGAGGAG CCAAAGGTAAATCCTAAGGAACTGAATCCATATTTTAAGGATAGTGGAACTGGTTACCCGGAAGAAAAGGATGGATCTAAAGTTGGTGCTGACCAACTTCTATCTTCTTCCCTTGTTGGGGATGGAGGAGCAAGTTGGAAACTTAAAGCCTTAAAGCGTGCACAAGAACAAGCAGCTCGAGAAGGACGGAACTTTAATGAg GTTGTGCAAGAAAGGTGGGGTTCTCTTGGTGAGTTGACTGCATCTGTTGCATCTAATGCAGCTGCTCCTGCTCGAGCACATCTACGTGCTAtaaaaaatagacaaaaaggAATAACTGAAGAAAATTCACCAGATTCTGATAAGCACGGTCGAAGGTCTTCTACAAGG GAGTACTTAAAGGATGTTTCTGTTCGCCACCATGAAATGAGAATACCTAAAGTTCAAGGTTCTTTGTCTTGGGGAAAGCGAAAGAGCCACCAGCACATGGAAGCTGAGGGTGCTGGGGTAATCTCTGCCGCAGTATCTAGCctaaataagttttctaatGATGGAAGCTTTATGCATGATTTTGGTAGCAAGATGACTAATAATTCTGATGGCTCTGTTTTGGAAAAAGTTTCGTTAGAAGCAAACACTCCAGGGGAAAGAAGTGCAGAAGTCAAGAATGAGATGAGTGCAAACCAGTTGGCAGCTAAGGCTATGCAACTTCGTTTGAAGGGAAAGCATGAAGAAGCTGAAAAACTTATG CAAGAAGTAAAAGTTATGAACACAAAACAGGAAAATCGAGATCATTCAGTTAGACCAAGAACAGATGGCAGTTCTAGCAG GTATGGTATGCAAAAGATGCTTGCTGCTCGGCAGAAGAAAGGAGAGGATGATGCTGATATGCATCTTGCTCGCAACATAATGCAGAACAAGAAGTTTAGTATTTCCACTCAGGCCGATGATGAATATGATTTTGAGGATGGTCCAAGCAGAAAGAGTAGAAAGAAGCAAGTAGGTGATGACAGCAAGATCCTAAAAAAGACTAATCGGTTCTTGACTCAGCAAGAACGCTGCCTCTTTTGTTTAGAAAATCCAAATCGACCTATGCATCTTGTGGTTTCAATCGCAAATTTCACATATCTTATGTTGCCACAGTGGCAACCCATGGTTCCTGGTCATTGCTGCATTTTACCGATTCAG CATGAATCAGCTACAAGAACTGTGGACGATAATGTGTGGACAGAAATTCGAAACTTCAAGAAGTGCCTAATTATGATGTTTGCTAAGCAAGAAAAGGAGGTAGTGTTTCTTGAGACTGTGATGGGATTGGCACAGCAACGACGGCACTGTATGGTTGAGTGCATTCCTTTACCGCAAGATATTGCCAAAGAGGCTCCTTTGTACTTTAAAAAG GCTATTGATGAAGCTGAAGATGAGTGGAGTCAGCACAATGCAAAGAAACTTATTGATACAAGTGAAAAGGGATTGCGTAATTCAATTCCGAAGCACTTTCCATATTTCCACGTTGAATTTGGTTTAAACAAGGGTTTTGTCCATGTTATTGATGATGAGAAACAGTTTAATAGCAGCCTTGGGTTGAATGTGGTAAGAGGCATGCTACATTTGGCAGAAGAGGACATGTATAGGCGACGACGCTACGAGGCCGTGGAGGTACAAAAGCAAGCAGTTGCAAGCTTTTCCAAAGAGTGGGATCATTTTGACTGGACAAAACAGCTTCATCAAACTTcctaa
- the LOC137827743 gene encoding heavy metal-associated isoprenylated plant protein 22-like, with protein sequence MGALDFLSDYFSVSTPKKKRKPMQTVEIMVKMDCDGCERRVRNSVSNISGVKEVEVSRKQSKVTVTGYVDRNKVLKKVQSTGKRAEFWPYIQYNLVAYPYVAQAYDKKAPSGYVKNTEQALPNPNAPDEKLTSLFSDDNPNACLIM encoded by the exons ATGGGTGCTCTTGATTTCCTTTCTGACTACTTTTCAGTTTCCACGCCAAAAAAGAAACGCAAACCAATGCAG ACAGTTGAAATCATGGTGAAAATGGACTGTGATGGCTGTGAAAGAAGAGTTCGCAATTCTGTTTCCAACATATCAG GTGTGAAAGAGGTGGAGGTGAGTAGAAAGCAAAGTAAGGTAACTGTGACAGGTTATGTGGATAGAAACAAGGTCCTAAAGAAAGTGCAAAGCACAGGAAAAAGAGCTGAGTTTTGGCCCTATATTCAGTACAACTTGGTGGCATATCCCTATGTGGCACAGGCATATGACAAGAAGGCACCATCTGGGTATGTGAAAAACACTGAACAAGCACTTCCCAACCCAAACGCACCAGATGAGAAACTCACCTCTCTCTTCAGTGATGACAACCCTAATGCATGTTTAATCATGTAA
- the LOC137827861 gene encoding heavy metal-associated isoprenylated plant protein 37, whose product MTKEEDFKLLKIQTCVLKVNIHCDGCKHKVKKLLQRIEGVYQVQIDAEQQKVTVSGSVDSATLIKKLVRAGKYAELWSQKINQNQKQKNNNAKDDKNKGQKQALVKGLDAFKNQQKFPAFSSEEDEYYSEYDDEDEDEDEEMRFLREKANQLQMLKQQAANANNVRKNMAPMGAGAINGKMNNGGGNAGNGKKGGPNPNMGVKESPNVGLDQKTMAALKLNGGHLGGEGLNLNLGEAKRANDIGAMMNMAGFNGNGGNVSSATVLGANNPNAMGGFPVQSNNMIPGSSAAFSNGGMATGQYPSSLLMNMSGFNNHPSPSPLMMNMNMQARQAMQQQPQMMYHRSPVIPTNTGYYYNHSNSYSPAQYSYSYGLPSYPGSGDDHSAAHMFSDDNTNSSCSIM is encoded by the exons ATGACTAAAGAAGAAGACTTTAAGCTCCTTAAAATCCAG ACTTGTGTTCTCAAAGTTAACATTCACTGTGATGGGTGTAAGCACAAAGTGAAGAAACTCCTTCAGAGAATTGAAG GTGTTTACCAAGTTCAAATAGATGCAGAACAGCAAAAAGTAACGGTTTCAGGTAGTGTGGATTCTGCAACCTTGATCAAGAAGCTGGTGAGAGCTGGCAAATATGCCGAGCTCTGGTCTCAGAAAATAAATCAGAACCAAAAGCAGAAGAACAACAATGCCAAGGATGACAAGAACAAAGGACAAAAGCAAGCCCTTGTCAAGGGGCTTGATGCCTTCAAAAACCAGCAGAAGTTTCCTGCTTTTAGTTCTGAAGAGGATGAATACTACTCTGAatatgatgatgaagatgaggACGAAGATGAAGAAATGAGGTTTCTCAGGGAGAAAGCCAATCAGCTGCAGATGTTGAAGCAGCAAGCAGCTAATGCAAATAATGTGAGGAAAAATATGGCGCCCATGGGAGCTGGTGCCATCAATGGTAAGATGAACAATGGTGGTGGCAATGCCGGTAATGGCAAGAAAGGAGGCCCAAATCCGAATATGGGAGTGAAGGAGAGTCCAAATGTGGGGCTTGATCAGAAAACAATGGCAGCCCTTAAACTGAACGGTGGCCATCTGGGTGGTGAAGGCCTTAACCTCAATCTTGGTGAAGCCAAAAGGGCCAATGACATTGGTGCCATGATGAATATGGCTGGTTTTAATGGTAATGGGGGTAATGTTAGTAGTGCCACTGTTCTAGGGGCTAATAATCCCAATGCCATGGGAGGTTTTCCTGTTCAGTCCAATAATATGATTCCAGGTTCCTCTGCAGCTTTTTCAAATGGTGGTATGGCTACTGGCCAATACCCATCTTCTCTGCTGatgaacatgagtggcttcaaTAACCATCCATCCCCATCTCCATTGATGATGAACATGAACATGCAGGCTAGACAAGCCATGCAGCAACAGCCCCAGATGATGTATCACAGGTCTCCCGTGATTCCTACCAACACTGGCTATTACTACAACCATAGTAATAGCTACAGTCCTGCACAATACTCCTATTCCTATGGCTTGCCTAGTTACCCTGGAAGTGGTGATGATCACTCTGCAGCTCACATGTTCAGTGATGACAATACCAACAGCAGTTGTTCAATAATGTAA
- the LOC137827862 gene encoding actin-interacting protein 1-2-like, translated as MAKLSETYACAPSTERGRGILISGDSKTNNVLYCTGRSVIIRNLENPLQVSVYSEHAYPVTVARYSPNGEWIASADVSGTVRIWGTHNDFVLKNEFRVLSGRIDDLQWSFDGMRIVACGDGKGKSFVRAFMWDSGSTVGDFDGHSRRVLSCAFKPTRPFRIVTCGEDFLANFYDGPPFKFNMSIRDHSNFVNCVRFSPDGSKFITVSSDRKGIIYDGKTGNKLGELSTEHGHKGSIYAVSWSPDSKQVLTVSADKSAKIWDIVEDGSSGTLNKTLASTESGEVEDMLVGCLWQNDFLLTISLGGMTNLYSAKDLDKSPCSISGHMKNVTILSLLKRSEKMLLTSSYDGVIIRWIPGKGYSGKFESKQFGLIKLLVAGQDEVIASGFDNKVYRVPFEGDNLGPAETLDVGSQPKDLSLALDSPELAIVAIESGVVLLKGSKILSTVKLDFVVTAAALSPDGSEAIVGGQDGKLRIYSVSGDTVTEQSVLEKHRGAITVIKYSPDVSMFASADLNREAVVWDRASKEVKLNNMLFNTARINNLAWSPDSTLVATGSLDTCVIIYEIGKPASSRRTIKGAHLGGVYGLTFIDQDRVVSSGEDGCVRVWTLISE; from the exons ATGGCGAAGCTCTCGGAGACCTACGCGTGCGCACCCTCAACGGAGCGCGGCCGCGGCATCCTCATCTCCGGCGACTCCAAAACCAACAACGTCCTCTACTGTACCGGGCGATCCGTCATCATCCGCAACCTCGAGAACCCGCTCCAGGTCTCCGTCTACAGCGAGCATGCCTACCCCGTCACAGTGGCGCGTTACTCTCCCAACGGTGAGTGGATCGCCTCCGCCGATGTCTCCGGCACCGTCCGCATTTGGGGGACTCATAACGACTTCGTTCTGAAGAACGAGTTTCGGGTCCTGTCGGGTCGGATCGACGACCTCCAGTGGTCCTTCGACGGAATGAGGATCGTCGCTTGTGGGGACGGCAAGGGCAAGTCGTTCGTTCGCGCCTTTAT GTGGGATTCAGGTTCCACTGTTGGTGATTTTGATGGCCATTCGCGCCGGGTTTTAAGCTGTGCATTTAAACCAACAAGGCCATTCCGCATTGTCACATGTGGAGAAGATTTTTTGGCGAATTTTTATGATGGTCCACCGTTCAAGTTCAATATGTCCATCAG GGACCATTCGAATTTTGTCAACTGTGTGAGATTTTCTCCAGATGGGAGCAAATTTATTACTGTTAGCTCGGATAGGAAGGGCATTATATATGATGGAAAGACAGGGAACAAACTTGGCGAGTTGTCCACGGAGCATGGTCACAAGGGCAGCATATATGCAGTTAGTTGGAGTCCTGACAGCAAACAG GTTCTTACTGTGTCCGCTGACAAATCAGCAAAAATATGGGATATTGTTGAGGATGGTAGTAGTGGAACCCTTAATAAGACTTTGGCATCTACTGAATCTGGCGAGGTGGAGGATATGCTTGTTGGTTGTCTTTGGCAGAATGATTTTCTGCTTACTATATCTCTTGGTGGCATGACTAATTTATATTCTGCTAAGGATTTAGATAAAAGCCCGTGCTCAATATCTGGTCACATGAAAAATGTCACCATTTTGTCTCTTCTTAAACGAAGTGAAAAGATGCTTTTGACCAGCAGCTATGATGGAGTGATCATTAGATGGATTCCAGGCAAGGGATACAGTGGCAAGTTTGAGAGTAAACAATTTGGATTAATCAAATTGTTAGTAGCTGGCCAAGATGAAGTTATTGCTTCTGGATTTGACAACAAG GTATACAGAGTTCCTTTTGAAGGGGATAATTTGGGTCCTGCTGAAACTCTTGATGTTGGAAGTCAGCCAAAGGATTTGAGCCTTGCACTTGATAGCCCTGAGCTTGCCATTGTTGCAATTGAATCTGGAGTTGTCTTGCTAAAGGGTTCAAAAATTCTTTCCACTGTAAAGCTGGACTTTGTTGTGACCGCGGCTGCTCTTTCACCTGATGGCAGTGAAGCAATTGTAGGAGGGCAAGACGGTAAATTGCGCATCTATTCAGTATCAGGGGATACAGTTACTGAACAGAGTGTACTCGAAAAGCACCGAGGCGCCATTACCGTAATCAAATACTCTCCAGATGTTTCCATGTTTGCGTCAGCTGATTTGAATCGTGAAGCTGTTGTGTGGGACCGTGCTTCCAAAGAG GTGAAGCTTAATAACATGTTGTTTAATACTGCTCGTATTAACAATCTAGCTTGGTCTCCTGATAGCACACTGGTAGCTACTGGTTCACTTGATACATGTGTCATCATATATGAAATTGGAAAACCGGCTTCAAGTCGCAGAACCATAAAGGGTGCTCATTTAGGTGGAGTTTACGGATTAACTTTTATTGATCAGGATAGAGTGGTCAGTTCTGGGGAGGATGGTTGTGTTCGAGTCTGGACTTTGATTTCTGAATAA